In a single window of the Micromonospora inositola genome:
- the yaaA gene encoding peroxide stress protein YaaA — translation MLILLPPSEGKADAGTGRRLDPSRLSLPELTPAREEVLTALVALCAGPDEPAARAALGLSEGQRGELRRNARLRAAATAPAGRIYTGVLYEALDLATLPPAAERLARRSVLISSGLWGAVRLTDRIPPYRCPIGARLPGVGALSAYWRRALGPALAAAAGAGPVLDLRSGAYAATWAPGGELAARTVTVRVLHERTVDGVPTRAVVSHFNKATKGRLVRDLLTAGVRPRTADGLVAALRDLKYPVEEQPVAAGRPRQLDVVVTEL, via the coding sequence GTGCTGATCCTGCTGCCGCCCTCCGAGGGGAAGGCCGACGCCGGCACCGGCCGGCGGCTCGACCCGTCCCGGCTCTCCCTGCCGGAACTCACTCCCGCCCGGGAGGAGGTGCTGACCGCCCTGGTGGCGCTCTGCGCCGGCCCGGACGAGCCGGCGGCCCGGGCGGCGCTCGGTCTCAGCGAGGGGCAGCGCGGCGAGCTGCGCCGCAACGCCCGGCTGCGGGCGGCGGCCACCGCGCCGGCCGGCCGGATCTACACCGGGGTGCTCTACGAGGCGCTGGACCTGGCCACGCTGCCGCCCGCGGCGGAGCGGCTGGCCCGCCGGTCGGTGCTGATCAGTTCCGGCCTGTGGGGCGCGGTCCGGCTCACCGACCGGATCCCGCCGTACCGCTGCCCGATCGGGGCGCGGCTGCCCGGGGTCGGCGCGCTGTCGGCGTACTGGCGGCGGGCCCTGGGCCCGGCGCTGGCGGCGGCTGCGGGGGCCGGGCCGGTGCTGGACCTGCGGTCCGGGGCGTACGCGGCCACCTGGGCCCCCGGGGGCGAGCTGGCCGCCCGGACGGTGACCGTCCGGGTGCTGCACGAGCGGACGGTCGACGGGGTGCCGACCCGCGCGGTGGTCAGCCACTTCAACAAGGCGACGAAGGGCCGACTGGTCCGGGACCTGCTCACCGCCGGGGTCCGGCCGCGGACCGCCGACGGCCTGGTCGCCGCGCTGCGGGACCTCAAGTACCCGGTCGAGGAGCAGCCCGTCGCGGCCGGCCGCCCGCGCCAGCTCGACGTCGTGGTGACGGAGCTGTAG
- a CDS encoding TAXI family TRAP transporter solute-binding subunit, whose protein sequence is MSRSWSVRGRRRAAAPLMVLMLMTALAGVGGCRDERAEPVRIRIATGSPTAVYHAFGQSLAAVLNRELPGVRASVVVTAASAQNVRLVGSGEAELGFTQADVLPTAPPEHPGVLAVARVYDDLLHLVTTAGGPVRTLADLRGRRVSVGAEGSGTEVTATRLLDVARLGGDEVRQEHLGLDDSVTALRAGRIDAFFFSGGLPVRAVEELAATTAVRIVDLGEWTEPLRRGYGQVYVTRDVPRSVYGVPPVSTVANPNYLIVRADLPEALVREVTRLLMERRAELAAAHPAAGRMSPRSAIATTPLPLHPGAADWYRASKP, encoded by the coding sequence GTGAGCCGTAGCTGGTCTGTCCGCGGTCGGCGCCGGGCCGCCGCGCCGCTGATGGTGCTGATGCTGATGACCGCGCTGGCCGGGGTCGGCGGCTGCCGGGACGAGCGCGCCGAGCCGGTGCGGATCCGGATCGCGACGGGCAGCCCGACCGCGGTCTACCACGCCTTCGGGCAGTCGCTGGCGGCCGTCCTCAACCGGGAACTGCCCGGGGTGCGGGCCAGCGTGGTGGTCACCGCCGCCTCCGCGCAGAACGTCCGGCTGGTCGGGTCCGGCGAGGCCGAACTGGGCTTCACCCAGGCCGACGTGCTGCCGACCGCGCCGCCGGAGCACCCCGGCGTGCTCGCCGTGGCCCGGGTCTACGACGACCTGCTGCACCTGGTCACCACCGCCGGCGGGCCGGTGCGGACGCTGGCCGACCTGCGCGGGCGACGCGTCTCGGTGGGCGCGGAGGGCTCCGGCACCGAGGTCACCGCCACCCGGCTGCTGGACGTGGCCCGGCTCGGCGGCGACGAGGTCCGTCAGGAACACCTCGGCCTGGACGACTCGGTCACCGCGCTGCGCGCCGGCCGGATCGACGCCTTCTTCTTCTCCGGTGGCCTGCCGGTACGCGCCGTCGAGGAGCTGGCCGCGACCACCGCCGTCCGGATCGTCGACCTGGGCGAGTGGACCGAGCCGCTGCGCCGCGGGTACGGGCAGGTCTACGTGACCCGGGACGTCCCGCGGTCGGTGTACGGGGTGCCGCCGGTCAGCACGGTGGCGAACCCGAACTACCTGATCGTCCGCGCCGACCTGCCCGAGGCGCTGGTCCGCGAGGTGACCCGGCTGCTGATGGAGCGCCGGGCGGAGTTGGCCGCCGCGCACCCGGCCGCCGGGCGGATGAGCCCCCGCTCGGCGATCGCCACCACCCCGCTGCCGCTGCATCCCGGCGCCGCCGACTGGTACCGGGCCAGCAAGCCCTAG
- a CDS encoding sensor histidine kinase, with amino-acid sequence MRRRLVISYLLLMVLVLLALETPLAATLASRETDRVRADRLADATRFASLAGPALRGGGAGPLDGELGAYDELFGIGAAVVDRDGRTVVASSSWRPGQGTASALDTALSGQQFSGPESVWPWADGPVVVAVPINDGGEVLGAVVTATPVDRARRTVTSWWLLLAGIGLLAVLACVSTAFGLAGWVLRPVTELDAVTHEIAEGDRGARVRPRLGPPELRRLAGSFNNMADAVSDVMDRQRAFVAHASHQLRNPLTALRLRVEELGPSLTDPDGRAEHQLALEETDRLARVLDALLTLARAEREENQQITVDAGALAASRVTAWQPLARHRSVVLRLVTVDAPAYARTVPTAIDQALDALIDNAVKFSGAGGEVTVTVRPADGGTALEVRDTGPGMTASQLGQATERFWRAPDVQNVDGAGLGLTIVAVLVDASDGRLTMRQGEPRGLVAELWFPAPEEVGVDDVGADEAESAEPVGSDAG; translated from the coding sequence ATGCGTCGTCGGCTGGTGATCAGCTACCTGCTGCTGATGGTGCTGGTGCTCCTGGCGCTGGAGACGCCGCTGGCGGCCACCCTGGCCAGCCGCGAGACCGACCGGGTCCGCGCGGACCGGCTCGCCGACGCCACCCGCTTCGCCTCGCTGGCCGGTCCGGCGCTGCGCGGCGGGGGAGCCGGCCCGCTCGACGGTGAACTGGGCGCCTACGACGAGCTGTTCGGCATCGGCGCGGCCGTGGTAGACCGGGACGGCCGCACGGTGGTCGCCTCCAGCAGCTGGCGACCCGGCCAGGGCACCGCGTCGGCGCTGGACACCGCGCTGTCCGGGCAGCAGTTCAGCGGGCCCGAGTCGGTGTGGCCCTGGGCGGACGGGCCGGTGGTGGTGGCGGTCCCGATCAACGACGGCGGCGAGGTGCTGGGCGCGGTGGTGACCGCCACCCCGGTCGACCGGGCCCGGCGTACCGTCACCTCCTGGTGGCTGCTGCTCGCCGGGATCGGCCTGCTCGCGGTGCTGGCCTGCGTGTCCACCGCCTTCGGGCTGGCCGGCTGGGTGCTGCGTCCGGTCACCGAGCTGGACGCGGTCACCCACGAGATCGCCGAGGGCGATCGGGGCGCCCGGGTGCGCCCGCGTCTGGGGCCGCCGGAGCTGCGCCGGCTGGCGGGGAGCTTCAACAACATGGCCGACGCGGTCTCCGACGTGATGGACCGGCAGCGGGCCTTCGTCGCGCACGCCAGCCACCAGTTGCGCAACCCGCTGACCGCGCTGCGGCTGCGGGTGGAGGAGTTGGGGCCGAGCCTCACCGACCCGGACGGCCGCGCCGAGCACCAGTTGGCGCTGGAGGAGACCGACCGGCTGGCCCGGGTGCTCGACGCGTTGCTCACCCTGGCCCGGGCCGAACGCGAGGAGAACCAGCAGATCACCGTGGACGCCGGTGCGCTGGCCGCCTCCCGGGTGACCGCCTGGCAGCCGCTGGCCCGGCACCGGTCGGTCGTCCTCCGGCTGGTCACGGTCGACGCCCCCGCGTACGCCCGGACCGTCCCCACCGCCATCGACCAGGCGCTCGACGCGTTGATCGACAACGCGGTGAAGTTCAGCGGCGCCGGGGGAGAGGTGACGGTGACCGTCCGCCCGGCCGACGGGGGCACCGCGCTGGAGGTGCGGGACACCGGCCCGGGCATGACCGCGAGCCAGCTCGGCCAGGCCACCGAGCGGTTCTGGCGGGCCCCGGACGTGCAGAACGTCGACGGGGCCGGGCTGGGGTTGACCATCGTCGCGGTGCTGGTGGACGCCTCGGACGGCCGGCTCACCATGCGCCAGGGGGAGCCCCGGGGGCTGGTCGCGGAGCTGTGGTTCCCGGCCCCCGAAGAGGTCGGCGTCGACGACGTGGGCGCCGACGAGGCCGAGTCCGCCGAGCCGGTCGGCTCCGACGCCGGCTAG
- a CDS encoding response regulator transcription factor yields the protein MRILLIEDDRRVAAALSSALTRRGYEVEHAATVAAALSAAPCDLVLLDLTLPDGDGTDLCRELRRRSSQLGIIAVTARGEERDRVLGLRLGADDYVVKPFSMVELQARIEAVLRRAAHTVPERNLIEAGVVRIDVAGRTVSVAGQPVALTRKEFDILVSLARQPGVAVPRDRILLDVWGTTWADRHTVEVHVGSLRGKLGDPTLVETVRGVGYRLRGE from the coding sequence GTGCGGATCCTCCTGATCGAGGACGACCGTCGGGTCGCCGCCGCCCTGTCGTCGGCGCTCACCCGGCGCGGGTACGAGGTGGAACACGCGGCGACCGTCGCGGCCGCGCTGTCGGCCGCCCCGTGCGACCTGGTGCTGCTCGACCTGACCCTGCCCGACGGGGACGGCACCGACCTGTGCCGGGAGCTGCGCCGGCGCAGCAGTCAGCTCGGCATCATCGCGGTGACCGCCCGGGGCGAGGAACGGGACCGGGTGCTCGGCCTGCGGCTGGGCGCCGACGACTACGTGGTCAAGCCGTTCTCGATGGTGGAGCTGCAGGCCCGGATCGAGGCGGTGCTGCGCCGGGCGGCCCACACCGTGCCGGAGCGGAACCTGATCGAGGCCGGGGTGGTCCGCATCGACGTGGCCGGGCGGACGGTGAGCGTGGCCGGTCAGCCGGTCGCCCTCACCCGCAAGGAGTTCGACATCCTGGTCTCCCTCGCCCGGCAGCCCGGGGTGGCCGTCCCGCGCGACCGGATCCTGCTCGACGTCTGGGGCACGACCTGGGCCGACCGGCACACCGTGGAGGTGCACGTGGGCTCGCTGCGGGGCAAGCTCGGCGACCCGACCCTGGTGGAGACGGTCCGCGGGGTCGGCTACCGGCTCCGCGGCGAGTGA
- a CDS encoding DUF952 domain-containing protein has protein sequence MIYKILSTDEWHQARAAGHFTGTAMDLQDGYIHLSGGDQVVATARRVFAGVTGLTLLTVDPDRLGDALRWEPTRGGALFPHLYGVLPVGAVVAAEALPADTPAADAVAALLA, from the coding sequence ATGATCTACAAGATTCTGTCGACCGACGAGTGGCACCAGGCCCGCGCCGCCGGGCACTTCACCGGCACCGCGATGGACCTGCAGGACGGGTACATCCACCTTTCCGGCGGCGACCAGGTGGTGGCGACCGCCCGGCGGGTGTTCGCCGGGGTCACCGGGCTGACCCTGCTGACCGTCGACCCCGACCGGCTCGGCGACGCGCTGCGCTGGGAGCCGACCCGGGGCGGCGCGCTCTTCCCGCACCTCTACGGGGTGCTGCCGGTGGGCGCGGTGGTGGCGGCGGAGGCCCTGCCGGCGGACACCCCCGCCGCCGACGCGGTGGCGGCGCTGCTCGCCTGA
- a CDS encoding acyltransferase yields the protein MTDTNDRSPVFVHPTADVEEGAKVGDGTKVWHLAHIRSTAQVGAGCIIGRNVYVDAGVSVGDLVKIQNNVSVYQGVTLEDEVFVGPSAVFTNDFRPRAQNPDWEITPTMVRKGASIGANATLVCGIEVGEYAMIAAGSVVTKDVRPYQLVAGNPARPKGWVNAKGEVVSRDVENPPAQD from the coding sequence ATGACTGACACCAACGACCGGTCCCCTGTCTTCGTCCACCCGACGGCCGACGTGGAGGAGGGCGCCAAGGTCGGCGACGGCACCAAGGTCTGGCACCTGGCCCACATCCGCTCGACCGCGCAGGTCGGCGCCGGCTGCATCATCGGGCGCAACGTGTACGTCGACGCCGGAGTCTCCGTCGGCGACCTGGTCAAGATCCAGAACAACGTCTCGGTCTACCAGGGCGTGACGCTCGAGGACGAGGTCTTCGTCGGCCCGTCCGCCGTCTTCACCAACGACTTCCGGCCGCGCGCCCAGAACCCGGACTGGGAGATCACGCCGACCATGGTCCGCAAGGGCGCCTCGATCGGCGCGAACGCCACCCTGGTCTGCGGCATCGAGGTCGGCGAGTACGCCATGATCGCCGCCGGTTCCGTGGTGACCAAGGACGTGCGGCCGTACCAGCTGGTGGCCGGGAACCCGGCGCGGCCGAAGGGCTGGGTCAACGCCAAGGGTGAGGTCGTCTCCCGCGACGTCGAGAACCCGCCGGCGCAGGACTGA
- a CDS encoding glycosyltransferase, which produces MTSADHTVVYLALGSTRVSAAAAHLNRLVAEGRQVLAVVADVPQWSGVDLPAAATVHRVPRNARQAVRAARRFVLGRGGPLAGADLLVAGDPEAVPVAYAARRRRRDLPIRFEPVADEVRRPAAADLAVVTPWYPSPADPLAGTFVRAAVAALGQRYDRVSVLHTEAWRMPFSSPAAPLVTVTLERLARLVDAAVVVDEPEAELTRIAVPQLARPREFVVRAGAQLDAARAALPTGRIEAPVVHAHGGMFGGVVATALARPDARVVVIESSPQLASMLAQPAARERYEQVLKRADELVCTSPHLYDTLALNFPAHLDKLRVVPKIVDFDVLPARSTPPAELLRWLHVGPLLERRGLSVALETFAEVAAADPRVTLTLVDGTAMPQRVSDRISELKLRNRITVRPRESHATFVELLHEHDLLLHGGQAEEFGELLVEAAAAGTPVLAAAEPATEQTLAVLSEVARTLVEVGQDAGGMVDSYRRLGAHLGTADVTAARAALQARYGAAAVLPQLIGEDVPAPAPAPAPAPAGSPAPAGPERSAAAGPASLTTAAERIVLVAINAPRFYPARDFALRAAAAGFGVDVITHDANLWREAARAPRLRIHPIDVAESRRPMLRAEQAIVYRAPGKVLSAMRERTRRQESIWPELGALNAQRAHQKLAGLVHKSGFERGYRIVRPRIMWRIVRRDVLPKLDLTRTRRVVVAGANGVTIGWQLARRHPGLVVTTSLHGFE; this is translated from the coding sequence GTGACCAGTGCCGACCACACCGTCGTCTATCTGGCGCTCGGTAGCACCCGCGTGAGCGCTGCCGCCGCCCATCTCAACCGGCTGGTCGCCGAGGGGCGACAGGTGCTGGCCGTGGTGGCCGACGTACCGCAGTGGAGCGGAGTTGACCTGCCCGCCGCCGCCACCGTGCATCGGGTTCCGCGGAACGCCCGGCAGGCGGTGCGGGCCGCCCGCCGCTTCGTGCTGGGTCGGGGCGGTCCGCTCGCCGGAGCCGATCTCCTCGTCGCCGGTGATCCGGAGGCGGTGCCGGTGGCGTACGCGGCGCGCCGCCGGCGGCGGGACCTGCCGATCCGTTTCGAGCCGGTCGCCGACGAGGTGCGCCGACCGGCCGCCGCAGACCTCGCCGTTGTCACTCCCTGGTATCCGTCACCGGCGGATCCGCTCGCCGGGACGTTCGTCCGCGCCGCGGTTGCCGCACTCGGGCAGCGGTACGACCGGGTGTCGGTGCTGCACACGGAGGCGTGGAGGATGCCCTTCTCCTCGCCGGCGGCGCCCCTGGTCACCGTGACACTGGAGCGGCTGGCCCGGCTCGTCGACGCGGCGGTGGTGGTCGACGAGCCCGAGGCCGAACTGACCCGGATAGCCGTACCACAGCTGGCCAGGCCCCGGGAGTTCGTCGTCCGGGCCGGCGCGCAGCTGGACGCGGCGCGCGCCGCGCTGCCCACCGGCCGGATCGAGGCGCCCGTGGTGCACGCTCACGGCGGCATGTTCGGTGGGGTGGTGGCGACCGCCCTGGCCCGGCCCGACGCCCGGGTCGTGGTGATCGAGTCCTCGCCGCAGCTGGCGAGCATGCTGGCCCAGCCGGCGGCGCGGGAACGCTACGAGCAGGTGCTGAAGCGGGCCGATGAGCTGGTCTGCACCAGCCCCCACCTGTACGACACTCTCGCCCTGAACTTTCCCGCACACCTGGACAAGCTCCGGGTCGTGCCGAAGATCGTCGACTTCGACGTTCTGCCGGCGCGGTCCACGCCGCCGGCGGAGCTGCTCCGCTGGCTGCACGTCGGCCCGCTGCTCGAGCGGCGGGGTCTCTCGGTGGCCCTGGAGACGTTCGCCGAGGTCGCCGCGGCGGATCCGCGGGTCACGCTGACTCTGGTCGACGGCACTGCGATGCCGCAACGGGTGTCGGACCGGATCAGCGAGCTCAAGCTACGCAACCGCATCACCGTTCGACCCCGCGAGTCGCACGCCACCTTTGTCGAGCTGCTGCACGAGCATGACCTGCTGCTGCACGGCGGCCAGGCGGAGGAGTTCGGAGAGCTCCTGGTCGAAGCGGCGGCCGCTGGCACGCCCGTGCTGGCGGCCGCTGAGCCGGCCACCGAGCAGACGCTGGCCGTCCTGTCCGAGGTGGCCCGGACGCTGGTCGAGGTCGGGCAGGACGCCGGTGGGATGGTGGACAGCTACCGCCGCCTGGGCGCACACCTCGGCACGGCAGACGTGACCGCCGCCCGGGCGGCGCTGCAGGCGCGGTACGGAGCGGCAGCCGTACTGCCACAGCTGATCGGCGAGGATGTACCAGCCCCGGCTCCGGCTCCGGCCCCGGCTCCGGCGGGCAGTCCGGCGCCGGCGGGTCCCGAACGGTCGGCGGCCGCGGGTCCCGCATCGCTGACGACCGCCGCGGAACGGATCGTCCTCGTCGCGATCAACGCGCCCCGGTTCTACCCGGCCCGGGACTTCGCGTTGCGAGCCGCCGCGGCCGGGTTCGGCGTCGACGTCATCACCCACGACGCGAACCTGTGGCGGGAGGCGGCCCGGGCTCCGCGGCTGCGCATCCACCCGATCGACGTGGCGGAGTCCCGCCGTCCGATGCTCCGGGCCGAGCAGGCGATCGTCTACCGGGCGCCCGGTAAAGTGCTGTCGGCGATGCGCGAGCGCACCCGGCGGCAGGAGTCGATCTGGCCCGAACTTGGCGCCCTGAACGCGCAGCGGGCGCACCAGAAGCTGGCGGGGCTCGTGCACAAGTCCGGCTTCGAGCGGGGTTATCGGATCGTGCGACCGAGAATCATGTGGCGAATCGTCCGACGCGACGTGCTGCCGAAACTGGACCTGACGCGCACCCGCCGGGTGGTGGTGGCCGGCGCGAACGGCGTGACGATCGGCTGGCAGCTCGCCCGCCGGCACCCCGGCCTCGTCGTCACCACCTCGCTGCACGGCTTCGAGTAG
- a CDS encoding glycosyltransferase: MLTAPREFFTHYLDGASDETLEATVDPRVHVERPAMNMRHWETDLRKFGRLRANFPMLSDRLHGALQKAIFPEPYLAWMPGVFRTALRLHREQRFDLVMATGNPFVSFAAARMLGRILRVPYVVDYRDAWTINQFTEELSVPEGGKAMRWEAKVLRDAAEIVFVNDGMRRWHAERYPFAADQMQVVPNGWEPEILGRHEYTIPDPNRPLRFGYIGTVTSYLPLDVLFEGWRRARQHPLMAAAELNIHGHLGFFPDNAPPLRQRIAEEEEVGVRYRGPFGKAEAASVYAQTDALVFCVPGARYVTSGKVFEYMASGKPVVSVHQPEIAAVDVLEGYPLWFAGPRLDADCVAHSFVAAAKAARDVDRETHEAALRHAHNYTRAATLGPWEARLRQLAEGSR; the protein is encoded by the coding sequence GTGCTGACGGCGCCGAGGGAGTTCTTCACCCACTATCTGGACGGCGCCAGCGACGAGACGCTGGAGGCGACGGTCGACCCGCGGGTACACGTGGAACGCCCGGCGATGAACATGCGCCACTGGGAGACGGACCTGCGCAAGTTCGGCCGGCTGCGGGCGAACTTCCCGATGCTCTCCGACCGGCTGCACGGGGCGCTGCAGAAGGCCATCTTCCCCGAGCCGTATCTGGCCTGGATGCCCGGCGTCTTCCGGACCGCGCTGCGGCTGCACCGCGAGCAGCGGTTCGACCTCGTCATGGCGACCGGCAACCCGTTCGTCTCGTTCGCGGCGGCGCGGATGCTGGGCCGGATCCTCCGGGTGCCCTATGTGGTCGACTACCGGGACGCATGGACCATCAACCAGTTCACCGAGGAGCTCTCGGTTCCAGAGGGCGGCAAGGCGATGCGGTGGGAGGCCAAGGTCCTGCGGGACGCGGCCGAGATCGTATTCGTCAACGACGGGATGCGGCGCTGGCACGCCGAGCGCTACCCGTTCGCGGCGGACCAGATGCAGGTGGTGCCGAACGGCTGGGAGCCGGAGATCCTGGGCCGGCATGAGTACACAATCCCGGACCCGAACCGGCCACTGCGCTTCGGCTACATCGGCACGGTGACCTCGTACCTCCCCCTCGACGTGCTCTTCGAGGGGTGGCGGCGGGCTCGGCAGCACCCGCTGATGGCCGCTGCCGAGCTGAACATCCACGGCCACCTGGGCTTCTTCCCGGACAACGCGCCGCCGCTGCGGCAGCGGATCGCCGAGGAGGAGGAGGTGGGCGTGCGTTACCGGGGCCCCTTCGGCAAGGCCGAGGCGGCGAGCGTCTACGCCCAGACCGACGCGCTGGTCTTCTGTGTGCCCGGCGCCCGCTACGTCACCTCCGGAAAGGTCTTCGAGTACATGGCTTCCGGCAAGCCGGTGGTGTCGGTGCACCAGCCGGAGATCGCGGCGGTGGACGTGCTGGAGGGCTATCCGCTCTGGTTCGCCGGCCCGCGCCTCGACGCCGACTGCGTCGCCCACTCGTTCGTGGCCGCGGCGAAGGCCGCCCGGGACGTCGACCGGGAGACCCATGAGGCGGCGCTTCGGCACGCACACAACTACACCCGGGCCGCCACCCTCGGCCCGTGGGAGGCCCGGCTGCGCCAGCTCGCGGAGGGATCGCGGTGA
- a CDS encoding nucleotide sugar dehydrogenase — protein sequence MNICVVALGKIGLPLAVQFASKGHRVIGADVSERVVQLVNDGAVPFPGETDLDTKLKEVVSAGLLSATTDTAAAVAESEAVVVVVPLFVDGEGVPDFGWMDDATRAIAAGLKPGTLVSYETTLPVGTTRNRWAPMLEEGSGLTAGKDFHLVFSPERVLTGRVFADLRRYPKLVGGIDEASAAHGVRFYEAVLDFDERADLNRPNGVWDLGSAEASELAKLAETTYRDVNIGLANQFARFADTVGVDVTKVIEACNTQPYSHIHQPGIAVGGHCIPVYPRMYLWNDPAATVVRSAREANAAMPRYAVDLLAAAYGDLTDVEVLVLGAAYRGGVKETAFSGVFPTVEELRARGAKPYVSDPMYTAEELTALGLPAYDGQRVTAAVVQADHVEYRTLGQQDLPGVTVLVDGRRVTDPARWSEVRRVIIGG from the coding sequence ATGAACATCTGCGTCGTCGCCCTCGGGAAGATCGGACTGCCGCTCGCCGTGCAGTTCGCGTCGAAGGGGCACCGGGTGATCGGGGCGGACGTCTCCGAGCGGGTCGTACAGCTGGTCAACGACGGCGCGGTGCCGTTCCCCGGCGAGACCGACTTGGACACCAAGCTCAAGGAGGTGGTCTCCGCCGGGCTGCTCAGCGCCACCACCGACACCGCCGCGGCGGTCGCCGAGTCCGAGGCGGTCGTCGTGGTCGTGCCGCTGTTCGTCGACGGGGAGGGCGTGCCGGACTTCGGCTGGATGGACGACGCCACCCGGGCGATCGCCGCCGGCCTGAAGCCGGGCACCCTGGTCAGCTACGAGACCACGCTGCCGGTCGGCACCACCCGCAACCGCTGGGCGCCGATGCTGGAGGAGGGCTCCGGGCTCACCGCCGGCAAGGACTTCCACCTGGTCTTCAGCCCGGAGCGGGTGCTCACCGGGCGGGTCTTCGCCGATCTGCGCCGCTACCCGAAGCTGGTCGGCGGCATCGACGAGGCGTCGGCCGCGCACGGCGTGCGCTTCTACGAGGCGGTGCTGGACTTCGATGAGCGGGCCGACCTGAACCGCCCGAACGGCGTCTGGGACCTGGGCTCCGCCGAGGCGTCCGAGCTGGCCAAGCTCGCCGAGACGACCTACCGGGACGTCAACATCGGCCTGGCGAACCAGTTCGCGCGGTTCGCCGACACGGTGGGCGTCGACGTGACCAAGGTCATCGAGGCCTGCAACACTCAGCCGTACAGCCACATCCACCAGCCGGGCATCGCGGTCGGCGGGCACTGCATTCCGGTGTACCCCCGCATGTACCTGTGGAACGACCCGGCGGCCACGGTCGTCCGGTCCGCCCGCGAGGCCAACGCGGCCATGCCGCGGTACGCCGTGGACCTGCTCGCCGCCGCGTACGGCGACCTGACCGACGTCGAGGTGCTGGTGCTCGGCGCCGCGTACCGGGGTGGGGTCAAGGAGACGGCCTTCTCCGGCGTCTTCCCCACCGTGGAGGAGCTGCGGGCCCGGGGTGCAAAGCCGTACGTCTCGGACCCGATGTACACCGCGGAGGAGCTGACCGCGCTGGGACTGCCGGCATACGACGGCCAGCGGGTCACCGCGGCGGTCGTGCAGGCCGACCATGTCGAGTACCGTACGCTCGGCCAGCAGGACCTGCCCGGCGTGACGGTGCTGGTGGACGGGCGCCGGGTGACCGACCCCGCCCGTTGGTCCGAGGTTCGCCGGGTCATCATCGGCGGCTGA